The Coffea arabica cultivar ET-39 chromosome 3c, Coffea Arabica ET-39 HiFi, whole genome shotgun sequence genome contains a region encoding:
- the LOC113733869 gene encoding putative ubiquitin-conjugating enzyme E2 38 isoform X2 — protein MAPGDNKVAANTIVFPQFDILSGDSAHSDHYFIHSNKSKKAQGCFNDSTSAVSKKIAKEWKILEKGLPDSIYVRVYEQRIDLLRAVIIGAAGTPYHDGLFFLDIVLPSDYPNQPPKVYYHAHGLCLNPNLYSNGTVCLSLIHTWTGRGVELWTPAKSTILQLLVSVQGLVLNSKPYFNEPGREVGLYSKAERWTKKSMAYNEEVFISSCKTMLYNLRKAPKGFESFVVEHFRARGDFILAAIRAYINGDATVGQYQECVSASLSSVPVSSKFKANLEKMHLDLRSAFHGIDTSPPKMKKLPLEGRREEKEATSDAVKSRSSAKESKQGISSRILKVLKKIFE, from the coding sequence GTGATAACAAAGTTGCTGCCAACACCATCGTATTTCCACAGTTCGACATTTTATCAGGTGATTCAGCTCATTCAGATCACTACTTCATTCATTCTAACAAGTCCAAAAAGGCTCAAGGCTGCTTCAACGATTCAACAAGTGCCGTGTCGAAGAAAATTGCAAAAGAGTGGAAAATCCTTGAGAAAGGTCTTCCTGACTCCATTTATGTACGAGTTTATGAGCAGAGAATTGACTTGCTTCGAGCTGTGATCATTGGTGCTGCTGGAACTCCTTATCATGATGGTCTTTTCTTCCTTGACATTGTTCTGCCTTCTGATTATCCAAACCAACCTCCTAAAGTGTATTATCATGCCCATGGCCTGTGTTTAAATCCCAATCTATATTCAAACGGGACGGTTTGCTTGAGTTTGATCCATACTTGGACCGGTCGAGGTGTGGAGTTATGGACTCCTGCTAAGTCCACCATTCTTCAGCTGTTGGTCTCCGTTCAAGGACTTGTGCTTAACAGTAAGCCATACTTCAATGAGCCTGGACGTGAAGTTGGACTGTACAGCAAGGCTGAACGTTGGACCAAAAAATCAATGGCTTATAATGAAGAGGTTTTTATCTCGTCTTGTAAGACAATGCTGTACAATTTGCGAAAGGCACCAAAGGGTTTTGAGAGTTTTGTTGTAGAACATTTTCGAGCACGTGGAGATTTTATATTGGCGGCTATCAGGGCTTATATAAATGGTGATGCTACCGTTGGCCAATATCAAGAGTGCGTATCAGCTTCATTGTCCTCTGTTCCAGTGTCAAGCAAATTTAAGGCAAATTTGGAGAAGATGCATTTGGATCTTAGGTCGGCCTTCCATGGGATTGACACTTCTCcaccaaaaatgaagaaattacCATTGGAAGGcaggagagaagaaaaagaagcgaCGTCAGATGCAGTGAAGTCTCGGTCAAGTGCGAAAGAATCCAAACAAGGAATATCAAGCAGAATTTTGAAGGTCCTGAAGAAGATTTTTGAATGA
- the LOC113733868 gene encoding uncharacterized protein encodes MLIGGAAAAGGGGTWSNKCLILGILILIAMVVKEETSCFGVEAATPKAYVRREAGHLQWHHGAFQDVKDSVRSEVRQMLHSRAEVPFQVPLEVNIVLIGFNGDGGYRYTIDSQKLEDFMRVSFASHRLSCLETGQPLDIEHHIVYNVFPVGQPELIALERALKEAMLPAGTAREADFGREVSLFEVDATVVEAEFQNLYSFLFDMENGGHSVEEMDRPWPTAIFVVNFDKVRVDPRNKDIDLNSLMYGRIAQLNEEELQKQEGDYIYRYRYNGGGATQVWLSSGRFVVIDLSAGPCTYGKIETEEGSVSSKTLPRLKNVIFPRGSNLVSEHSAHDIFVGQLGALIATTVEHVIAPDVRFETVDMATRLLIPIIVLQNHNRYNIMETGHNYSINIEAIEAEVKKMVHRGEEVVIVGGVHPLHHHEKLAIAVSKAMRGHSLQETKTDGRFHVHTKTYLDGAILKEEMERSADVLAAGLLEVSDPSLSSKFFLRQNWVDQSDSSSDSLLKHKPIWATYGQWGKDKKRRKEMKKQGDLYRTYGTRVIPVFVLSLADVDENLMMEDESLVWTSNEVIIVLQHQSEKIQLSYVSELERRQAIPSQAQRHILAGLASVVGGLSAPYEKASHVHERPIVNWLWAAGCHPFGPFSNTSGISQMLQDVALRNTIYARVDSALHRIRDTSEAIQAFAAEYLKTPLGEPVKGKKNKSSTELWLEKFYKKTTTLPEPFPHELVERLEKYLDNLEEQLVDLSSLLYDHRLQDAHLNSTQIFQSSIFTEQYVDHILAREREQMKCCSVEYRLPVQSSQNFIYAGILLAGFVVYFVVIFFSAPVR; translated from the exons atGCTAATAGGAGGAGCAGCAGcagcaggaggaggaggaacGTGGAGCAACAAATGTTTGATATTGGGGATTTTGATATTAATAGCGATGGTAGTGAAGGAGGAGACTAGTTGTTTCGGGGTTGAAGCGGCAACGCCCAAAGCTTATGTGAGAAGAGAAGCAGGGCATCTGCAGTGGCATCATGGAGCCTTTCAGGATGTCAAAGATTCCGTCCGATCTGAAGTCCGTCAAATGCTGCATTCTCGCGCCGAG GTTCCGTTTCAAGTACCCCTTGAAGTAAATATTGTCCTCATTGGTTTTAATGGTGATGGAGGCTATAGGTATACCATTGATTCTCAAAAGTTAGAGGATTTTATGAGAGTCAGTTTCGCATCTCATAGGCTGTCATGCCTTGAGACAGGCCAGCCTCTTGATATAGAGCATCACATCGTGTATAATGTATTCCCT GTTGGGCAGCCGGAACTTATCGCCCTTGAGAGAGCATTAAAAGAAGCAATGCTTCCTGCTGGCACAGCCAGAGAG GctgattttggaagggaagtttcTTTGTTTGAGGTGGATGCAACAGTTGTTGAGGCAGAGTTTCAGAATCTGTATTCCTTCCTGTTTGACATGGAAAATGGAGGACATTCTGTGGAAGAAATGGACAGACCTTGGCCAACtgcaatttttgttgtcaattttGATAAG GTAAGAGTTGATCCAAGGAACAAGGATATCGATCTTAACAGTTTGATGTATGGAAGAATTGCGCAGCTAAATGAGGAAGAGCTGCAAAAGCAAGAGGGTGATTACATCTATCGATATCGTTATAATGGAGGGGGAGCAACTCAGGTTTGGCTGAGTTCTGGCAG GTTTGTTGTGATTGACCTCTCAGCTGGCCCTTGCACATATGGAAAAATTGAAACTGAAGAAGGAAGTGTTAGCTCTAAAACACTACCTCGATTGAAAAACGTCATATTTCCAAGAGGATCAAATTTAGTGAGTGAGCATTCTGCACATGATATATTTGTTGGGCAGCTTGGTGCTCTGATTGCGACCACAGTTGAGCATGTTATTGCTCCGGATGTTAG GTTTGAAACTGTTGATATGGCAACGAGGTTGCTTATACCAATAATTGTCCTCCAAAATCATAATCGTTACAATATCATGGAGACAGGCCACAATTACAGTATTAATATTGAAGCTATTGAGGCTGAG GTTAAGAAAATGGTTCACCGGGGTGAGGAAGTAGTAATAGTAGGAGGTGTACATCCGCTGCATCACCATGAAAAGTTGGCTATTGCTGTTTCGAAAGCAATGAGAGGGCATTCCCTTCAAGAAACCAAGACAGATGGACGCTTCCATGTGCATACAAAGACATATCTGGATGGTGCTATTCTGAAAGAG GAAATGGAGCGGTCAGCTGATGTCCTTGCTGCTGGTCTACTCGAGGTGTCTGATCCATCCCTTTCAAGCAAATTTTTCCTCAGACAG AACTGGGTGGATCAAAGTGATAGCTCAAGTGATTCCCTACTAAAACACAAACCTATCTGGGCTACTTATGGCCAATGGGGAAAGGACAAGAAACGGAGAAAAGAGATGAAGAAACAAGGGGATTTGTACCGGACCTATGGAACTAGAGTTATTCCAGT CTTTGTTCTATCACTAGCCGATGTTGATGAAAATCTTATGATGGAGGATGAAAGTCTTGTATGGACAAGTAATGAAGTAATTATTGTCCTTCAGCATCAAAGTGAAAAGATACAGTTGAG TTATGTTTCGGAATTGGAAAGAAGGCAAGCTATTCCATCACAAGCACAGCGACATATATTGGCGGGGCTGGCTTCTGTTGTAGGCGGATTGAGTGCGCCATATGAAAAGGCGTCTCATGTGCATGAAAGGCCCATTGTAAATTGGCTTTGGGCTGCTGGTTGTCATCCATTTGGACCATTTTCTAATACTTCAGGAATTAGTCAAATGCTGCAGGATGTTGCACTG AGGAACACAATCTATGCACGTGTTGATTCTGCCCTTCACCGAATAAGGGATACATCAGAG GCTATCCAAGCTTTCGCTGCAGAGTACTTGAAAACTCCTCTTGGTGAACCGGTGAAGGGTAAAAAGAACAAGTCAAGCACTGAGCTCTGGCTGGAAAAGTTTTATAAGAAAACTACCACCTTGCCTGAACCGTTCCCGCATGAATTGGTTGAGCGGTTGGAAAAGTACCTGGAT AACCTTGAAGAACAGCTTGTTGATCTGTCTTCCCTGCTTTACGATCATCGGCTACAAGATGCACACTTGAATAGTACCCAGATTTTCCAGAGCTCCATATTCACCGAGCA GTATGTGGACCATATTTTGGCCCGTGAGAGAGAGCAAATGAAATGTTGCAGCGTTGAGTACAGACTTCCGGTGCAGTCTTCACAAAACTTCATTTATGCTGGAATTCTCTTAGCTGGTTTTGTTGTATACTTTGTTGTAATCTTCTTTTCAGCACCAGTTCGTTAA